The genomic window GTCGCATATCAATATTTTTGTGATTGCGACCCCCCACGGGCACCTTCTTGTGGATACGGGCCTACCGGCAATGTGGCCATGGATATTATGGCGGCTTCGTGCAGAAGGCATTGGGCGCAATACCTTGCGCGGAATCGTTCTCACTCACAACCATATTGACCATACGGGCAGTGCTGCGGCGCTGCAGTCGATGGGTCTCGAGCTTTTGGCGCACCGTGAAGAGGTACCTTATCTTGCGGGGCAATATGAGATGCCTGGTTATGGTAAAGGCATCATGGGTAAAGTGCTTGAGCAGCTGGACGACACTTTTTTAAGCCCACCTGCATTTAAGAATGTTCGCAGTTTGGATTCTGGAGAGAATGTGATGGGGTCTCATTGGCAAGTTGTCCATGCCCCCGGTCACAGTCCAGGTAGCCTTTCTCTATGGAACACTCAAACCGGAGCCTTGATGACGGGTGATACGCTCACTACCAGTTTTGGCACTCCTCAGGGCCCTCACCCTGTGTATACAGCAGATTTACCGAGAGCTATGGCGAGCGCGAGAAAGCTTTTGGATATGGAGCCTCGCATGATTTATCCGGGGCACGGAAAAGTTGTTGAAGGGTCTGCTTTTGAAAGAGTTCGGTTCGATTTACAAGCTTCGCCTGATGTCTGTGGCGGTAGCAACCGAGTCTCACACGCTTAAACGGATAAAACAATTTTCCCAAATTGAGAACTTGATTCAAGCTTTTTAAACGCCTCCGCGTTGTCTTTTAAATCAAAGACAGAATCGACGACGGGTACGAGTTCTTTTTCAGAGACTTGTTTGAGCATCGCTTTAAAGTCTTCAGGAGAACCCATTGTACTGGCCACAATATCAACCTGCTTAAAGAAAAGATGCTGAGGTAAGATAGTCGGCCACTTACCACGAGTACCGCCATAAAAAGCGAGGCGCCCACCATTTGCGAGTAGCCGCGCCAAGTCTCCAAAGCCATCACCCCCGGCTCCGTCTACAATCACATCGAACCCCTGAGGGTATTTTTTAGAAAGCGTCTTCCGCCAATTCTCTCCCGTGTAGAGAATACCGTCATGAGCACCCAGCTCTTTAGCTTTTTCGAGTTTAGCGGGGTTGCTGCTGGTCACCACGACTTGGCAGCCCATGCTTAGGGCAAATTGCATCGTGAAAAGGGCAACACCGCCTCCAATCCCCGACACAAGTACAGTGTCACCAGACTTGCACCGGCCGCGGGTGACCAATGCCCGCCAAGCGGTGACGCCGGCCAGAGGCAGTGCCGCTGCTTGGGCGTGTGTGAGGTGGGCTGGTTTCTCAAAGAGGTTCTCAAGGGGAACATCCACGAAAGATGCGAGCGTTCCATTTTGTGGTAGGCCAAGGATTGAAAAGTCGTCGCTTTGGTAGGCAGGATTATCACCCCAGCCGAGGCTCGGGTTGATGATGACTTCTTTGTTGACCCAATCGCGTGCCTTACCATGAACACTCTCAACAACACCACATCCATCGCTTCCCAGAACAATGGGCGTAACAATGCCAGGGTATTGCCCCTGAGTAATCCAGAAATCTCGCCGATTCAGCGCAGCCGCTTTGATTTGAACCCGCGCGTGGCCAGGAGCAAGTTGAGGAAGTACCTGTGGTTGAATTTCAAAAGGCTTACCAATTTCGAGTAGTGTGAGTGCGTGCATAAAAAGACACTGCACCAGAGGAGGGTGAAGAACAAGCCTATTCAAGCGCTTGCTGAGGCTTGGTTGTGATTAGATTTTAATACTTTTGATTCGGAAGGATTTGAATTGAATGGAGGTAGAATGCTTGAGCGACTTAGAAATTGAATCAAATTTATTCAGTTTGATGATAGGCGTTTTTGATTTCATTTTTCGCGGAGCAGTCTTCGCATGCTGACGAGGATGATTAAAATGGGTCAGTTTCCAAGCTCCAAACCCTCCCTTTATGGACTTGGTGCTGACCTTGAGCATTCCGTTTGCGGTTTTGAAAGTGCGTGTCTTCATTACCTTCGCATCTACATGAATCCCCATATCGACGTTCTTAAAGTCCATGCGCATGGTCATACTTTTGCCATTGAATGTACTTTTAGTGTCGACTGCTTTTGCATAGCTCGAATTGACGTCTTGAATGTGATGGAGCGTAAAGAGTGAAGTAGGAGCAATGGTGAGCGTGAGCGGTCCCGGTACGCTGGTGCCAAGAGAGATATACGCCCAGCAGCGGTAAACCAAATCGTGCTCAATAAGCTCTTCATAGTGTGAGTCTTTAAACCGGTTGGACGCGGGGATAAGCGGGGTATTTAATTTTGGTTGTGTCGGATGGGGTAAGCCAAGAGTTAGCCTTGCTCGGTCTGAACGCAACGTCGTTATTTTTGCGTGGGTAGAATGAGCTTTTAAAGCAGTGTGCGGCATGAGGTATTCGTAGTAATCGATATCATAGCCGTAAAGGTTGTTGCTTGCATCGGTGGAGAACTGCACAGGTACAAGGTTACCAGGTGCTACATTCGTGGTGAAGGTTCCGAGGTCACCGTGATAAACATGCTCGCCCAGGACGAAGTAATCTTGGTTGAGTTCTGTTTCAAACTCGCTGAAGTGAATCCGGATACCACGGGCTTGCTCTGGTGCTTCGAGTTCCCAATTTTCCAGTTGGTTTTTTTCATATGGGTGAGAGGTGGAGAGACCTACGTCTACACGAACCCAATCTGCCTGTGTCTCATCAACTTGGCTCGGTTCTAAATGACTGAGTTCCACGGACTCGCCGGAGCAGCCAATGCCCAGAAGGAGAGACATGGTGAGAGCGGTGATGAAGCCAGTAACAAAGCAGCGTTTCATTCGGGTACCTCCAAGGATGAAACCTTCCACTCTTGAGTATACCCGATTTTGGTCCTTCTGGAAATTCGTAGGATATCCTACATCGGCCTACGTTGTTGATGAGATGAGCATCAGAATGTGCTCTAAGGTTTCCTAGAAGTCATCAGGAGCAGGATTGGTAATGATATCGGCGCACTCCGGATCCTCCATATCGACCAGCTGGTTGCAATTGTTGTCCAGGCCATCAAAGCAGTCTTCGAGCGCATCGGGGTTCACGTCAGGGTTTCCTTCCAGGCAGTCTTCATCACCAACGTAACCATCCCCATCAATATCGGGAGCTGGGTTCACAACGATTTCTGGACACTCATCGTCGGCCTCATCTGTAAAGGTATCACAATCGTTATCGATACCGTCGAAGCAGTCTTCAACCGCATCGGGGTTCACGTCTGCATTTCCTTCGAGACAATCCTCGTCGCCAACGTATCCGTCGCCATCAATATCTTCAGGTCCCGGATTGATGACGATTTCCTCGCAGTCTGGATCGGCTTCGTCGATTAGGTCGTCGCAGTCGTTGTCGATACCATCGGAGCAATCTTCAACTTCATCTGGGTTAGCATCGGCATTGCGGTCATCACAGTCTTCGTAATCGTAAAACCCGTCTTCGTCATAATCCTCTGGAGCGGGATTGGTCACGATTTCTTCGCAGTCCAAGTCGGCTGTGTCGATTTGGTTGTCACAGTCGTTGTCTTTTGCATCGTCGCAGATCTCTGCGGCATCTGGATTGATGTTGGCATCTGAGTCATCGCAGTCATCGTATTCGTTAAACCCATCGTCATCGAGGTCTTGAGGGACAGGGTTGGTGACCATCTCGGGTCCCGTATCCTCGTCACCACAACCACTGAGTGTGAAAGCGGCACCTGTGGCGAG from Deltaproteobacteria bacterium includes these protein-coding regions:
- a CDS encoding zinc-binding dehydrogenase yields the protein MHALTLLEIGKPFEIQPQVLPQLAPGHARVQIKAAALNRRDFWITQGQYPGIVTPIVLGSDGCGVVESVHGKARDWVNKEVIINPSLGWGDNPAYQSDDFSILGLPQNGTLASFVDVPLENLFEKPAHLTHAQAAALPLAGVTAWRALVTRGRCKSGDTVLVSGIGGGVALFTMQFALSMGCQVVVTSSNPAKLEKAKELGAHDGILYTGENWRKTLSKKYPQGFDVIVDGAGGDGFGDLARLLANGGRLAFYGGTRGKWPTILPQHLFFKQVDIVASTMGSPEDFKAMLKQVSEKELVPVVDSVFDLKDNAEAFKKLESSSQFGKIVLSV
- a CDS encoding MBL fold metallo-hydrolase, coding for MLEADRVIHLPFLGSHINIFVIATPHGHLLVDTGLPAMWPWILWRLRAEGIGRNTLRGIVLTHNHIDHTGSAAALQSMGLELLAHREEVPYLAGQYEMPGYGKGIMGKVLEQLDDTFLSPPAFKNVRSLDSGENVMGSHWQVVHAPGHSPGSLSLWNTQTGALMTGDTLTTSFGTPQGPHPVYTADLPRAMASARKLLDMEPRMIYPGHGKVVEGSAFERVRFDLQASPDVCGGSNRVSHA